One genomic region from candidate division WOR-3 bacterium encodes:
- the accC gene encoding acetyl-CoA carboxylase biotin carboxylase subunit: MFKKVLIANRGEIALRIIRACRDLGVPSVLVYSEADRDSLPVLLADEAVCIGPAPAQDSYLNVSRILSAAEIAGCDALHPGYGFLSESPEFCEATESCNVTFIGPPASTMRLLGDKIEARKTAARAGVPVIPGSGDEVREAKDAVRLAKDLGYPVLVKAAAGGGGKGMRVVRREKDMESGFRMCQAEAKAAFGSPRVYLEKYLADCHHIEIQILADRHGRVVHLGERDCSAQRRHQKVLEESPSLLVDDALRDRLGAWAVAVARAAGYVNAGTVEFAMDKEGNCYFMEMNARLQVEHPVTEMVTGVDIVCEQLRIAAGEKLELGADVARPRGHAIECRICAEDPDAGFEPSPGLVTELRLPAGPGVRVDSYLLPGYRVPHQYDPLVAKVIAWGVDRQRAIARISRALAETEITGITTTTVFHRRLLRSSRFLRGKVTTAMLDEEV; the protein is encoded by the coding sequence GATCGCGAACCGGGGTGAGATTGCCCTCCGCATCATTCGCGCATGCCGAGATCTGGGTGTCCCATCGGTCCTGGTTTATTCCGAGGCTGACCGCGACTCCCTGCCGGTACTGCTCGCTGATGAAGCAGTGTGCATCGGCCCGGCACCGGCCCAGGACAGTTATCTGAACGTTTCGCGCATTCTATCCGCCGCAGAAATCGCCGGGTGCGATGCGCTCCACCCAGGGTACGGTTTTCTCTCAGAGAGCCCGGAATTCTGCGAGGCTACTGAATCCTGCAATGTTACCTTTATCGGCCCACCTGCTTCGACCATGCGTCTTCTTGGAGACAAGATCGAGGCCCGCAAGACCGCAGCTCGAGCCGGCGTGCCGGTGATTCCTGGTTCTGGAGACGAGGTGCGGGAAGCAAAGGACGCAGTCCGGCTAGCGAAGGACCTCGGCTACCCTGTTCTTGTCAAAGCTGCGGCTGGCGGCGGTGGCAAGGGTATGAGGGTTGTCCGCCGGGAGAAGGATATGGAGAGTGGATTCCGAATGTGCCAGGCCGAGGCTAAGGCTGCGTTCGGCAGTCCCAGGGTGTATCTTGAGAAGTACCTTGCTGACTGTCATCACATCGAGATTCAGATTCTAGCCGACCGACATGGTCGGGTTGTCCATCTTGGAGAGCGCGACTGCTCGGCTCAGCGGCGTCACCAGAAGGTGCTTGAGGAGTCGCCGTCGCTTCTTGTTGATGATGCTCTGCGCGACCGACTTGGAGCTTGGGCAGTCGCCGTGGCCCGCGCCGCCGGTTATGTGAATGCCGGTACGGTGGAGTTTGCAATGGACAAGGAGGGCAACTGCTACTTCATGGAGATGAACGCCAGGCTTCAGGTTGAACATCCGGTTACAGAAATGGTAACAGGCGTTGATATCGTGTGTGAGCAGTTGCGCATCGCGGCGGGCGAGAAACTGGAGCTGGGTGCCGATGTCGCCCGGCCCCGGGGCCACGCCATCGAATGCCGGATATGTGCTGAGGACCCAGACGCGGGCTTTGAGCCTAGCCCAGGACTTGTTACGGAACTCCGCCTTCCGGCCGGGCCCGGCGTCCGGGTTGACTCATACCTGTTGCCGGGATACCGGGTCCCGCATCAGTATGACCCACTTGTCGCAAAGGTCATCGCTTGGGGCGTGGACCGGCAGCGGGCAATCGCACGGATTTCCCGAGCGTTGGCCGAAACCGAAATCACCGGTATCACCACGACGACCGTTTTCCATCGCCGTCTGCTGCGAAGCAGTCGTTTTTTGCGCGGCAAAGTCACGACCGCGATGCTGGATGAGGAAGTGTAG